The following proteins come from a genomic window of Coffea arabica cultivar ET-39 chromosome 11c, Coffea Arabica ET-39 HiFi, whole genome shotgun sequence:
- the LOC113716633 gene encoding uncharacterized protein, with product MATGPGSGRATEARSGGKIVTNRRRKLTTATPYDRPPQPPPQESPNWLTGVIFPATRKIASGAAKILSTVFDSSSSSSSSSSDSEAASDDDANQSNKDREILSEALECVDKEPQLSLYSSVTKIAIERLLTQESFSREERDRLVQIIDSRVMMGGEENILPTGVPVGTVGNDTADLCTKAVAEARKWLEEKRVESSPLSDLAHESHGLSHIKLQRSENEAGSPIDVAKSYMKSRPPWASPLAEHIELRTASAIPSEMTRELFREKTPASCGGGSLSSSKKRNFASCSWNIEEEIRRVRSKASEDMLNSLSSSKIDLSPLATTLKPRQDSLIADIPNSRGDLGNKSNIVTGTPSADASVHLAAGLNTSIGISALETRQDDLANESLTPHPAAIVSEEYQDLEAFKITDECPGSKSNHVTLDLATEHLDEPRSSQTKVSPAGGVREFDEIGNDNGLHTSQERGLSLEVGTREVDGQAPDGNSKADGNDLGTTSSIPLEDARELISEASIEVPIVDETNGFGNVSQTSPVVHNELSQEPTQPYIDKVAQKADGKAVKHEAKKPGKYNRRGRGRGK from the exons ATGGCGACCGGTCCTGGCTCCGGCCGGGCGACTGAGGCTCGATCCGGCGGGAAAATAGTGACGAATCGCCGGCGGAAGCTCACAACCGCCACCCCCTACGACCGTCCACCTCAGCCTCCACCTCAGGAAAGCCCTAATTGGCTGACTGGCGTAATTTTCCCTGCTACACGCAAGATTGCATCAGGTGCTGCTAAAATTTTGTCCACCGTCTTCGATTCGTCGTCTTCTTCGTCATCCTCTTCTTCCGACAGCGAGGCTGCTAGCg ATGATGATGCTAATCAATCAAACAAG gATCGTGAGATTTTATCAGAAGCACTTGAATGTGTTGATAAGGAGCCTCAACTAAGTTTGTATAGCAGTGTGACAAAGATTGCAATTGAGCGACTGCTCACGCAGGAGAGTTTTTCTAG GGAAGAGCGTGATAGACTTGTACAAATTATTGACTCTCGTGTCATGATGGGAGGGGAAGAGAATATTCTACCTACTGGTGTGCCTGTTGGAACAGTTGGCAACG ATACTGCTGATCTATGCACTAAAGCTGTTGCAGAAGCGAGGAAATGGCTGGAGGAGAAGAGAGTGGAATCAAGTCCGCTGTCAGACTTGGCTCACGAGTCTCATGGTTTAAGCCATATCAAACTTCAACGT AGTGAAAATGAAGCGGGCTCTCCTATTGATGTGGCCAAATCGTACATGAAGTCTCGTCCTCCATGGGCCTCTCCGCTTGCAGAACATATTGAACTGCGAACAGCATCAGCAATCCCATCAGAAATGACAAGAGAGCTTTTCAGGGAAAAAACACCAGCTTCATGTGGTGGCGGCTCTTTGTCTTCATCCAAG AAAAGGAATTTTGCATCTTGTTCATGGAATATTGaggaggaaatacgaagagtaCGATCAAAGGCTTCAGAGGATATGCTAAATTCCCTCTCTTCCTCAAAAATTGATCTGTCACCACTTGCAACTACACTTAAACCCCGCCAGGACTCTTTAATAGCTGATATACCAAATAGCAGAGGAGATTTGGGAAACAAATCGAACATTGTGACTGGTACTCCATCTGCTGATGCATCAGTACATTTGGCTGCAGGGTTGAACACTTCTATTGGAATTTCAG CTTTGGAGACAAGACAAGATGACTTAGCAAATGAAAGTTTGACGCCCCATCCGGCTGCTATTGTTTCAGAAGAATACCAG GACTTGGAAGCTTTCAAGATTACTGATGAATGTCCTGGTTCAAAGTCCAATCACGTTACTCTGGATCTTGCCACAGAGCACCTTGATG AGCCAAGATCAAGTCAGACAAAAGTTTCTCCAGCAGGAGGAGTgagagaatttgatgaaatagGAAATGACAATGGTCTTCATACTTCGCAAGAAAG GGGTTTGTCTTTAGAAGTGGGAACCAGAGAAGTTGATGGGCAAGCTCCTGATGGAAACTCCAAAGCAGATGGAAATGATTTGGGTACTACTAGTAGCATTCCCCTTGAAGATGCGCGTGAACTTATAAGTGAAGCCTCCATTGAAGTCCCAATTGTGGATGAAACGAATGGTTTTGGGAATGTATCACAAACAAGTCCCGTTGTGCATAATGAGTTGTCGCAAGAGCCAACTCAACCTTACATAGATAAGGTAGCCCAGAAGGCTGATGGCAAGGCGGTCAAACACGAAGCTAAGAAACCAGGTAAATACAACCGGAGAGGCCGGGGAAGGGGTAAATAG
- the LOC113717085 gene encoding uncharacterized protein, whose protein sequence is MASSVNSGNYYVVVALLLLSICISSGLVCSPAKADLIDDVCSLSNDVQYCSETIRTAAGSNTTDLADLGSIVLGLATSKVPATQALIRLLYNDANDPNLRDTLNSCLGSYDDCGKVLKDCHDLLGKKDYVGLGHRLGDAQDGPDGCDQSFSDFQPALPEPGELKQASSNLQVLIATVGVIATKLDGGGIH, encoded by the coding sequence ATGGCTTCGAGTGTTAATAGTGGGAATTATTATGTGGTAGTGGCGTTGCTGCTGCTGAGTATCTGTATTTCTTCAGGCCTTGTATGCAGTCCTGCAAAAGCAGACTTGATCGACGACGTTTGTTCTCTATCAAACGATGTTCAGTATTGCAGCGAAACTATCCGGACAGCCGCTGGTTCAAACACCACAGATCTTGCCGACCTGGGCAGTATTGTGCTAGGTTTAGCAACGTCCAAAGTACCCGCAACCCAAGCTTTGATACGGTTGCTTTACAATGACGCAAACGATCCAAATCTGAGGGACACATTGAACTCCTGCCTTGGCAGCTATGACGATTGCGGGAAGGTTCTTAAAGACTGCCATGATCTCTTGGGTAAAAAGGATTATGTAGGGCTTGGGCACAGACTCGGCGATGCCCAGGATGGTCCAGACGGCTGTGATCAGTCGTTCAGTGATTTCCAGCCGGCCTTACCCGAACCTGGAGAACTTAAGCAGGCCAGTTCAAACCTCCAAGTTCTGATCGCAACTGTTGGCGTTATTGCAACCAAATTGGACGGCGGCGGCATTCATTaa